Below is a genomic region from Helianthus annuus cultivar XRQ/B chromosome 2, HanXRQr2.0-SUNRISE, whole genome shotgun sequence.
ATAGTCTCATCTGTGCGAATCACTCTCATCCTATCTAAAATGCCATGTGTTCAAATCTAACTTTAAATGACGTGCGTGCGGGTGTAtatatttttagctctttttactcgccgatttcaaggtttaaatttatcaaacacgatattctactatcactctacacacaagCTAGGGAAAGTATACCCATCGCGTACGTAGTATAGTGATGACAAGATACCAAGGTCGTAAAGGACTGTGGTCAAAATATAAATGTATAATACTAGTTAGTAATAAgatgttatttaatatatataatgcATATAGCTAAAAAGAGTACGTAAAGACTGTGGTCAAAATATAAATGTATAACTGTAGTTAGTAATAAGATGTTATTTAATatctaatctaactactataataaaagaaatcaacttTTAGACATGTGTCATACATTGAAGGTATccttaaatttatatttatctaaataaataaataataaattaatattaaatgtatcatactttaataaaatattatcctcaaatctaaattgttaatttaatattttttaaaacaaatacctctcttacctacttatcttatattaaatatataaataataaattaatattaaatgttatcctaatttattaaaaatataactttttttattatttggtatacaaaattatgtttattcaactcgAATAAAACACGAGGTTTTTaagaatataattttttttattatttggtagatttttcaacttgactatacacgggtttttttaaaagatacggcgtttttagtatttaatatacaaaattacatttatttagggtatattttttttattatttggtagatttttcaacccgactatacacgggtttttaaagatacgacgtttttagtatttaatatacaaaattaaatttatttaatctgtgtaataaatatggtttttaaagatataactctttttagatctattcaacacgtgtaatatacgaggtttttaaggatgcaattttttattatttggtagatttattcaacccgattatacacgggtttttttttaaaaaataagacgtttttagtatttagtatataaaattacatttatttaatctgtgtaatacacatgggttttaaagatataactttttattatttgatatattaaattatatttatttaacccgtacaatatataaggttcataaagatataagtttttattatttaatatataaaattacatttattcaacccgtgtaatatacgggtttctaacctagtatataatTATTACAAAATCAAGAAACCAATAccattttgttcttgcatcaagCATTCAAAAACTTATAGATTCAACAAAATACCGCTCTGTCTGATGCTCGTCTAGTCACCTAACCAGTCTAGTCACCTAACCAATTACAGCCGACGACTTGGCAAGACAAAAACACAACGTGGAAACATCGGAACTCATAGCAAGAGCTTTGGATACTACTTGTCTATAGTAGAGATTAACAAATTCAAGAAGTTTAGACGTTGAAGATTAGTCTAATAACAAATTAGCCAATTCAAGAAATCTAAGTGAGCATTCTTTTCTAGTTTTCTGGCCCACTAAAAACCAAAGTGGGCCTAATAAGCCCATTAAAAATTAACCTTTTTACCCAAAGTGGGCCTAATAATCCCATTAAAAATTTAACCTTTTTACACACCAAGGCTCGCATCATATCCACCCATTATTTCTGGTTGGTAGTACACTAAGTTGACCATCTTCCTCCGCCGATCTCCACCGGAATCCACCATCACTTCCggtaactctctctctctctcatcactCATATGTGTGTTGACTCCAATCTGTTCATTTGACCCTGATTTTTTTCACTTTTATGAGCTACCCTTTACAgaattatatgattttttttaatcaattttGTGGGTTCATCTACTTACAGTCAAATTTTGTGTTTATGTTCTGAAATTTTAGATCTTTTAGGGTAAATCGTTGAAATTCAGGGTTTATCCTGATACCCTTTTCAAGATTAGGTTAAATTAGTGAAGTTtagggcttttttttttttttgaatttttccaATTTTGGAAATTAACTTAGTTTTTTGGTAAATTTGATTGATTTCTTGGTTGTTATCTTGATATGGGTGGGACCCACATACCCAATAATATTTCAACTTTTGTTAAATAATTTGTATGTCAAGGtggaaagtacaagatttgattGTCTGTTGATTATATCATCTGATCTTGTATCTTTATGAAGTGTGTTTTGATGAATTAATCAAGATTATCAAAGAGCATTTCGATGAGTTTGCGTATCTATGATAATCTAAAGAATGTTTGGAATCATTTGAATAATGGAATATGATAAAAAGTCATTAAATGTGGTGGTGTTCCACTATAAAATCAGTGGTGGGAATAAGATGTAAGGGTATGTAGCATACGATCGTGTGGAAACGCTAACTTGTTGGGTCACTTTTGGCCATCAAAAGAATCTTGTTTAATaaattgtatgtatgtatttatgtatgtatATACGTGTTCGGTGTTTGTAATCTTATGAGATAGACCATCAAAATTGCTACTTTTTCAGATAAGCTTTCGATCAAGAACGATAAGTCAAACGTTGTTCAAAAAAGCAAGAAACCATGGCTTCTGTTCCTCAATTGCAACGACAGTTTATCGAGTACACAACATCTCTGCATAATGAGGTTTGTACTTTGTAACGTTTTTTAAACTGAAAGTTTTGTATTGAAAATCTTTATTTACGGATCTTGATTTACGGGTCTTGTTAGGGATATCTCGATGATCAATTCACACAACTTCAGAAACTGCAAGACGAGAGCAACCCGGACTTTGTGGTTGAGGTGGTGTCGTTGTACTTTGAAGATTCGGAAAAGCTTCTTAACAATTTGGCAACTGCTCTGTAAGTAGTATTTATATATTACTGATCATTTTGCCTTTTGATTCTGTTTCTTATTGTGATCTTGGTTTGATTTTCAATtaaaaaaaagtcaacagaagagTGTGGATTATAAACAGGTTGATTCTCATGTTCATCAGTTTAAGGGTAGCAGTTCCAGGTATTACGCTCGAGTTATCAGCTCGCTTTATTAGTTTTCGTCAACACACCTTTTCCGGACAAAAAAAATTGATATTTATACAATTTAGATTACAATCTTTACCGTCTGAATAAACAAGATTGAGAAAATCTTTGCTTAGATCTTTTTATCGTAATTTGTGTTCACAGCATAGGGGCACAACGGGTCGCGAGCGTATGCGTTCACTTCAGAAACTTCTGTGAGGAGAAAAACCTTGAAGGGTGAGTGACTGCTTCTTGTTGACCCAAGAACGAAATTACTGATCTACCCTTGTATACGTTAATAAATAGCATTGATTTAGGATTTTATGCACAATCTTCGTGTGATAAGTCTTAGAAGAGATATCAGTAATGTTAATATCAtgtagaatttatatatatacatatataaaacgTGAAACATatatagtattaatagtaatatcaaaaGTCAAAACTCAAGTGTGCCAATATTTGTAACATGATCCACTCGTAAGCCGTAAAATCTTTCTCCGAGTTCACATCAACCAAGGCATCTAAAATAACGGTCAATATTGGTCAAATATCAGTCAATATCGCCGCTAATATCGGAACCGATATTCCGGACctatatttgacaccgatattttgtAGAGGGCCGATAACTGATATCCCACCGATATTAACTGCGTAGGTTCTA
It encodes:
- the LOC110927286 gene encoding histidine-containing phosphotransfer protein 1 isoform X1, whose translation is MASVPQLQRQFIEYTTSLHNEGYLDDQFTQLQKLQDESNPDFVVEVVSLYFEDSEKLLNNLATALQQKSVDYKQVDSHVHQFKGSSSSIGAQRVASVCVHFRNFCEEKNLEGCLRCLQQVKQEYILVRNKLEALFRRMMQLEQQILQAGGSIPMME
- the LOC110927286 gene encoding histidine-containing phosphotransfer protein 1 isoform X2; translation: MASVPQLQRQFIEYTTSLHNEGYLDDQFTQLQKLQDESNPDFVVEVVSLYFEDSEKLLNNLATALQQKSVDYKQVDSHVHQFKGSSSSIGAQRVASVCVHFRNFCEEKNLEGCLRCLQQVKQEYILVRNKLEALFRLEQQILQAGGSIPMME